In Mytilus edulis chromosome 6, xbMytEdul2.2, whole genome shotgun sequence, the following proteins share a genomic window:
- the LOC139527313 gene encoding uncharacterized protein has protein sequence MGIISSSTRSIDQDHADIQRMFAAAKMGNWRDVWRILGTPGRPLKPYLINLVPEDRRWGLLQQAVWWNNLSAIRTLLQFQACDKYLKAKEGISEKGPTSANTAQEIAELFGYLEASRIIKNHITSESEEDIETFYDGSCSIENEEYGLFRLTLASYKGVFHPSVIDKTRSLSLLLNDVFRHVNTGKNWVAVRDKVAQSLYPACKKASNVVSQCTNRLDFYKKIVHVYTDETTQLYTYLNTALRRQRVTGFKPTGNDLALGPYILMFHLLLFCWRNLVREKTITHRKMKVSAKDLAKYQPGKKFTWLAFVSSSVQQQCAQIFPSCAPSGDLEVHFIIDNSGGSQWQPLNIEDYACYTEKERVYPAGAQFLVKGRSTKLAVSTIQLKLLGSE, from the coding sequence ATGGGCATAATATCATCTTCCACACGGAGTATTGACCAGGATCATGCTGATATCCAGAGAATGTTCGCGGCAGCAAAAATGGGAAATTGGAGAGATGTGTGGCGAATTCTAGGGACCCCAGGCCGACCACTGAAACCATATCTCATAAACTTAGTCCCAGAAGACAGACGATGGGGTTTACTTCAGCAGGCTGTTTGGTGGAACAATCTCTCTGCAATCAGAACTCTTTTACAGTTTCAAGCATGCGACAAATACTTAAAGGCAAAGGAAGGCATCTCCGAGAAAGGACCAACCAGTGCCAATACAGCTCAGGAAATAGCTGAATTGTTTGGATATTTAGAGGCTTCGAGGATCATTAAGAACCACATAACCTCTGAAAGCGAGGAGGATATAGAAACATTCTACGATGGGAGTTGCTCTATCGAAAATGAAGAATATGGTCTATTTAGACTTACATTGGCATCTTACAAAGGCGTTTTTCATCCGTCTGTTATCGACAAAACGAGATCACTTTCACTGTTATTGAATGATGTATTTAGACATGTGAATACAGGTAAAAACTGGGTTGCTGTTAGGGATAAAGTTGCACAGTCACTTTATCCAGCATGTAAGAAAGCAAGCAATGTGGTTAGTCAGTGTACCAACAGATTAGACTTCTACAAAAAGATCGTTCATGTATATACAGACGAAACAACCCAATTATATACTTATCTGAACACAGCGTTGAGGCGACAACGTGTTACGGGCTTCAAACCTACAGGAAACGATCTAGCACTTGGACCATATATTCTAATGTTCCATTTACTTCTGTTTTGTTGGAGAAATTTGGTCAGAGAAAAAACAATAACACATCGCAAAATGAAGGTTTCTGCGAAAGATCTAGCAAAGTACCAACCAGGAAAAAAGTTTACGTGGTTAGCATTTGTTTCATCCTCTGTTCAACAACAATGTGCTCAGATTTTTCCGTCGTGTGCACCAAGTGGCGACCTGGAAGTGCATTTCATTATTGATAACTCTGGTGGTTCTCAGTGGCAACCACTGAACATTGAGGATTATGCATGCTACACAGAAAAGGAAAGAGTTTACCCAGCAGGAGCACAATTCTTAGTAAAAGGACGTTCAACTAAACTTGCAGTGTCGACAATCCAGCTGAAACTCTTAGGAAGCGAATag
- the LOC139527312 gene encoding uncharacterized protein: MGAISSSTRSIEQDHKDIQRMFAAAKMGKWTEVWQILGTPSRPLKPYLINLIPEDRRWGLLQQAVWWNNSSAIKTLVQFQACDKDLKAKDGISEKGPTGGNTAQEIAELFGYLEVSNIIKNHIPSKWEEDIETYYDGNSSIENEEYGLFRLTLAAYKGAFHPSYVDKTKQLSVLLNDVFKHVNTGNNWIAVRDKVAQALYSSCEEASKVVSQCTTKLDFYRRIVNVYTDETTQLYTNMNTALRRQRDTGFKPTANDLALGPYILMFHLLLFCWRDLVRERTKTYRKMKISAKDLAKYQPGTKFTWLSFVSSSVQQQCAQIFPSCAPSGDLEVHFVIDNSTDSQWQPLNIEEYACYTEKERVYPAGAQFLIKRRATKSGVPTIQLKLLACLGSE; encoded by the coding sequence ATGGGTGCAATATCATCCTCTACACGGAGTATTGAACAGGACCATAAAGATATCCAACGCATGTTTGCGGCAGCTAAAATGGGAAAGTGGACAGAAGTGTGGCAAATTCTAGGTACCCCAAGCCGACCACTGAAACCATACCTCATAAATCTAATCCCTGAAGATAGACGATGGGGTTTACTACAACAGGCTGTTTGGTGGAACAATTCCTCTGCAATCAAGACTCTCGTACAGTTTCAAGCATGCGACAAAGATTTAAAGGCAAAAGATGGCATTTCTGAAAAGGGACCAACCGGTGGAAACACGGCACAGGAAATAGCTGAATTGTTTGGATATTTAGAGGTTTCGAATATCATTAAGAACCACATACCTTCTAAATGGGAAGAAGATATCGAAACATACTACGATGGGAATAGCTCTATCGAAAATGAAGAGTATGGTCTATTCAGACTTACACTGGCGGCGTACAAAGGAGCTTTCCATCCGTCTTATGTCGACAAAACCAAACAACTATCAGTTTTATTGAATGATGTATTTAAACATGTCAATACAGGTAACAACTGGATAGCTGTTAGGGATAAAGTTGCACAGGCACTTTATTCAAGTTGTGAGGAAGCAAGCAAAGTAGTCAGTCAGTGTACCACCAAATTGGACTTTTACAGAAGAATCGTAAATGTATATACTGACGAAACTACACAATTATATACGAACATGAACACAGCGTTGAGGCGACAACGGGATACAGGCTTCAAACCTACAGCAAATGATCTAGCACTCGGACCATATATACTGATGTTTCATTTACTTCTGTTTTGTTGGAGAGATTTGGTCAGAGAGAGAACAAAAACATATCGCAAAATGAAAATTTCTGCGAAAGATCTAGCAAAGTACCAACCAGGAACAAAGTTTACGTGGTTATCATTTGTTTCATCCTCTGTTCAACAGCAATGTGCTCAGATTTTTCCATCGTGTGCACCAAGTGGCGACTTGGAAGTGCATTTCGTTATTGACAACTCGACGGATTCGCAGTGGCAACCGCTCAACATTGAGGAGTATGCCTGCTACACAGAGAAGGAAAGAGTTTACCCAGCAGGAGCACAATTCTTAATCAAGAGACGTGCAACTAAAAGTGGAGTACCAACAATTCAGTTGAAACTTTTAGCATGCTTAGGAAGCGAATAG